Proteins from a genomic interval of Cydia amplana chromosome 8, ilCydAmpl1.1, whole genome shotgun sequence:
- the LOC134650035 gene encoding eukaryotic translation initiation factor 4E-like codes for MAGNNTEEVEGSATTDVKTNSSAEVPPEFLIKHPLQNTWSLWFYDNDRNKTWEENLIELTTFDTVEDFWRLYHHIKLPSELRQGHDYAVFKQGIRPMWEDDANKMGGRWLISLEKKQRNSDLDRFWLDVVLLLIGENFENADEICGAVVNVRPKLDKIGVWTADASKQHATIEIGRKLKEQLGIHGKIGFQVHRDTMVKHSSATKNLYTV; via the exons ATGGCCGGAAATAATACCGAAGAAGTAGAG GGGTCCGCGACCACCGATGTGAAGACCAACAGTTCTGCGGAAGTACCGCCAGAGTTCCTTATCAAGCACCCCCTACAGAACACTTGGAGCCTTTGGTTTTACGACAACGACAGAAACAAGACATGGGAAGAGAACCTGATAGAACTCACCACATTTGATACAGTCGAGGACTTTTGGAG ACTATACCATCACATAAAGCTACCTTCAGAATTGCGCCAAGGCCACGACTATGCGGTGTTCAAACAGGGCATCCGTCCCATGTGGGAAGATGACGCCAACAAGATGGGAGGCAGGTGGCTTATCAGTCTTGAGAAGAAACAGCGTAACTCTGACTTGGACCGGTTTTGGTTAGATGTG GTTCTTTTACTCATTGGGGAGAATTTCGAGAATGCTGATGAAATTTGCGGTGCAGTTGTGAATGTTAGACCTAAACTTGATAAAATAG gtGTGTGGACAGCCGATGCTTCCAAACAGCATGCTACTATAGAGATTGGCAGAAAACTGAAGGAGCAACTCGGAATCCACGGGAAAATCGGCTTCCAGGTCCATAGAGACACTATGGTCAAACACAGCTCGGCCACCAAGAATCTGTATACTGTTTAG